The following is a genomic window from Pseudomonas promysalinigenes.
AAACCGGTTGATGCTGGAGGGTGGCAAGCGCTATCCCACAGGCTATTACCTCAACGAATTTGGCGTCCCTGCTGACCAGTTGCTCAAAGCTGGCTATAAGCTGGTGCTAGTGACGCCTAAAGGCAACGCGCCGAGCGTGGACGTACGCTCGGTGGATCCGCAGTATTTTGCCGGGGACGTCAAAGAAATGCGGCGCATCGAGCAACTCGTGCGGGGGCTGCCGGGCATCGACGACACTCTGTCGCTCAAAGAAGTGCTGGCTGGCGACCTCGACCGCTACGCCGGTTTGTTCATTCCCGGCGGCCACGCGCCGCTGATCGATCTGGCCAACAACCCAGAGGTCGGGGCTTTACTGCGCCACTTCCACCAGGCCGGAAAAGCCACGGCTGCCATTTGCCACGGGCCAATCGCATTGTTGTCGGCGCAACGAGACCCTGCCAGCTATCAGGCCGCCCTGGCGCGTGGCGAGCAACCGGTGGCTGAGGACTGGGCCTATCAAGGCTACCGCATGACCATCTTCTCCGACGCTGAAGAGCAGGTGTTCGAGGCATCCCTCAAACCGCAGAAGCTGCTTTTCTACCCCGCCGCGGCCATGGCCGGTGCCGGTGGGGCGATGAGCTACGCCCAGGCCTGGCAGCCGCACGTGCAGGTGGATCGAGAACTGATCACCGGGCAAAACCCTTTCTCCGACAAGGCACTGGCTAAGGCACTGCTGGCCAAGCTGGCCGAGCAGACCAAGGCCGAGTGAGACTTGTACCGGGCCATCGGCTGCGTGGGTTGGTCAGGCGTTTCAGCGCCTGGCTGCATGTTGCTGCGGTGCCAGGAAAGCATCGCGGAAGTAATCGCGCAGTGCTTGCATCGCCGGGCTGAATGCGCGTTCGCGGTGCCAGGCAAGGCCCACACTCATAGGCGTCACCGGGTCGGAGATGGACACCGTTTCGATCCGCTTGCCTTCCAGCGACCAGGGGCGGTGCACCAGATCGGAAAGGATCGCCACGCCGCTGCCATTGGCCACCATGCTGCGTACCGCTTCCACCGAGCTTGTGCGTACCCGCACATTCGGTCGCTGCCCGGCCTGCTGCCAATAGCGCATGGCGCTTTGTTCGGCCTCATCGACAGTGAGCAGAATGAACGGCTGCTGGGCCACGTCGGCCAAGCTCACTGCCGACCGCTCACACAGCGGATGATGGCCGGGCAGCCACAGCCGGCGCTCGGAATTGAACAGGGTCTCGGAGACGATATCCGGATGGGTGAGGTTGGCGGTGAGCACCACTGCCATGTCGAAACGTCCCTCCAGCAGCCCTTGCTCGATGGCGCTGCGCTCCTGCTCGTGAACCTTGAGCTCCACGTCCGGGTGCCAGTGCTCCAGGCGCTGCAAATGGTGCGGCAGAAAGTAGCCGATGACCGTATAGCTTGCCGCAAGGTGCAGAAGGCCACTGGCGCGCACGTTGGGTAGCGGACTGTTCAGGGCATCGTCGACGCTGCGCAGGATCACGTAGGCGCGGTTGAGAAAGTGCCGGCCGGCCTCGGTCAGGCTCATGCCTTGGGCCGAGCGCTGAAATAACAGCACACCCAGCATGGCTTCCAATTCCTTGATCGCAGTGGTGATCGCCGACTGGGAGATATTGAGGTGTATCGCTGCCTGGGAGATCTGGCCAATCTCGGCAGTGGCAACGAAGTAACGTACCTGGCGTAGCGTGAGAGACACGGTGGGCTCCTGGGTATCTGATTTTCAGAAGACACCCCATCTGTTTATAGATCTTCCCAAGGGGGCAGGCAGAATCTAACGTGGCTGGCATGCCGTCACAAGCCAGGGGTAGCGCGATGCGTGTAGTGGATTTCAATTCTGATATGGGCGAGGGCTTCGGGCCTTGGACGATCGGCGATGGTGTCGATAACGAACTGATGGGATTCATCAGCTCGGCCAACATCGCCACTGGCTTTCATGCCGGTGACCCCGGGACCATGCGGCGCACGGTTGCGCGGGCCAAGGCGCTGGGTGTTGGGGTGGGCGCGCATCCTGGTTTCCGCGACCTGGTGGGTTTCGGTCGCCGGCATATCAACGCACCGGCTCAAGAGCTGGTCGACGATATCCTTTATCAGCTTGGCGCCCTGCGCGAAATCGCCTGGGCACAGGGCGTGCGCCTGCAGCACATCAAGCCCCATGGCGCGCTGTACATGCATCTGGCCCGTGACGAGGAGGCGGCACGCCTGCTGGTGGAAAACCTGCAGGTGCTGGCGCCTGACTTGTTGCTGTACTGCATGCCAGGCTCGGTGATCTGCCGCATCGCCCAAGAGCTCGGCCAACCGGTCGTGCGGGAGTTCTACGCAGACCGCGAATACGACCTCAGTGGCTCGATCGTATTTACCCGCAACGTAAGCGGCTATCAGCCACAAAGGGTTGCCGAGCGAGTGCTGCGGGCATGTCAGCAGCGGCGTGTGCAAACCGTGGAGGGCCAAGATCTGACCGTCGAATTCGAGTCGATCTGCCTGCATAGCGACACCCCCGGAGCGCTCGACCTGATCGAAGCCACTCGCGCTGCGCTGGACGCTGCAGGTATCGAGGTGCGTGCACCGCACCGAGCTTGATTGGCTGCTGGCGCGAAGACGCCAAGGCCCGCAGCACCGCATTGTTTTGCCTGCCGTCGATAAAGATTCCAACAAGGAGCAGACATGGCGACTTCCCCGATCCGCTACAGCTTCGGTGCCGACGAGCACCTGTTCGCCGAAGTCAGCGACAGCATGTCGCTGGAAGCCTTTTTCAAAGGTATGGCGGTGACCCGTGCAGTGGAACGTATGGCACTGGAAGGCGTGCTGGACATCTGCCTGGCCAACGCGTCGTTCCAGGTGCGGTTCGACCCCGATCGCATCGCCCCCCACGCCTTGCTCGAAGCAGTTCGAAGCGCAGAGGCCCAAGCTGTTACCGAGCGCTCGCTGAGCACTCGGATCATCGAGATCCCGGTGCTGTACAACGACCCTTGGACCCACGAGACGCTGATGCGCTTCCGTGATCGTCACCAGGACCCCGACAGCACCGACCTGGAGTACGCTGCCCGCATCAATGGGCTGGCCAACGTCGAGGCCTTCGTCGCTGCGCACAGTGGCGCGCCGTGGTTCGTGTCGATGGTGGGATTCGTTGCCGGCTTGCCGTTCATGTTCCAGATGGTGGAGCGTGAGCGGCAGTTGCAGGTGCCAAAGTACCTGCGTCCGCGTACCGACACACCCAAGCTGACCCTGGGCCATGGCGGCTGTTTCGGCTGCATCTATTCGGTACGTGGCGCCGGGGGCTACCAGATGTTCGGCGTAACCCCGGCGCCGATCTATGACCCGCAGCAGTCACTGGCCTACCTCAAAGAGCACATGGTGTTCTTCCGCCCGGGGGATATCGTGCAGTTCAAGCCTATCGACCGCCGGGCCTATGACCAGGCCGTGGCGGATGTGGAAGACGGTCGTTTCGACTTGCGCATACGCCCGGTGGAGTTCTCTCTGGATGCATTTCTTGCCGACCCTGTCGGCTACCCCAAGTCGCTGCAGGAGGTGTTGGCATGATCAAGGTCATCAAACCCGGGTTGGCCACCTCGGTACAGGACCTGGGCCGCGAAGGTTACTATCACCTCGGCATACCGCCTTCTGGCGCGCTGGACCAGTATGCATTGCAGGCCGCCAACCACCTGGTCGGCAACCCGCCAGACGCGGCGGGCCTGGAGTGTGCCTTGGTGGGGCCGGAGCTGGAATTTCAGCAAGATGCCTTGGTCGCGGTCTGCGGCGCGCAAATGCCGGTGCTACTCGATGACCGGGAACAGCGCCCAGACACCGCTTTTGCCGTGCGTGCCGGGCAGGTACTGCGCTTTAGCTACCCCGCGGCAGGTGCGCGGGCTTACCTGGCAGTGGCCGGGGGCATTGATGTGCCGATGGCGCTGGGCAGCCGTTCGACCTACGCCCTTGGCGGGCTGGGTGGCTTTCACGGGCGCAAGCTGGCGGCGGGCGATCTTCTGCCGGTAGGTGTGCCCAGTGGCAGGGGCCGTGCCGGGGCCAGTCTGCCGATGGCGTTGCGCCAGGCATTGGGTGGCGAAGTGCTGTTGCGGGTGGTGCCGGGGCTGTACTTTCACCGCCTGACCGAGGCGGCGGCCAAGCGCTTTTTCACCGATGCCTGGACCGTGGGTTCGGAAGCCGATCGGATAGGCTATCGCTACAAGGGCGGGGGCGCGCTGAGCTTCCAAGCCCGCGAACAACCTTTCGGAGCCGGCTCGGACCCTTCGAACATCGTCGATAGCTGCTACCCGATAGGCTCTATTCAGGTCCCGGCGGGGCTTGAGCCGATCATCCTGCACCGCGATGCTGTGTCCGGCGGTGGCTATGCGATGATCGGCACGGTGATCAGTGCCGACCTGGATCTGATTGGGCAGATGCAGCCAAACCAGCAGGCGCGATTCCTGGCGGTGACCCTGGAGGATGCCCTGGCAGCCAGGCGCTCATACAAGAAAAAGCTGGGTTGCCTGGCCAAGCTGTTCGGCTGAACGTTCCGGCTTGAGGCAGCCTGCGAGCACCGGCCTGGCCGGTGTCGTCAGGCGCTTGCTCAGAAGCTGTACTTGGCCGTCAGCATCATATTGCGCGGTGCGCCCCATGTGTCGCCGCCATAGTCCACGGAGCTGGCAACCGCCGAGTAGTACTTGCGATCAAACACGTTGTTGGCATTGAGCTGCAGGTCCAGATGCTGGTTGACCCGGTAGCCGGCCATCAGGTCAGTGACTGCATAAGCACCCTGAACCAGTCGGTACTGACTGCCATCGGCTACGGTGAAGTCGTTATAGATGCGGCTCTGCCACGAAATGTTGCCGCCGACCCGCAGTTTTTCCAGCGGGCCCTGGAAATGGTAAACGGTGTTCAGCTTGAACATGTGCTCCGGGGTGTCGGTGTCAAACCGCTGATTGACATTGGCGGGGGTGGCGGCGTCTTTGAGGGTGTGCACGCGTGCGTAGGTGTAGCCGCCTGCGATCTGCCAGTTCGGTGTCAGGGCGCCTTGCAGTTCCATGTCGATACCCTGGCTGCGGACCTCGCCGGAAGCTTGGTAGCAAGTGGTTTGCGGGCAATTTGCGACGAAGATCTGCGTGGCACGGTTTTCCTGGTCGATGCGGAACAGGGCAACACTGGCATTGAGCGCGCCGCCAAAATATTCGCCCTTGATACCGACCTCGTAGTTCTTGCCCACGATCGGTTTGACGGGTGTGCCAGAGGTGTCCTTGCTGCTCTGCGGGGTAAAGATGTCGCTGTAGCTGACATACACCGAGTGATGGTCGTCGAGGTCGTAAATCAAGCCAGCGTATTTGGTGACGTTGCGGGTGACCTTGTAGTCGCCGTCGCCGTCGCGATTATCGTAGTCGTACCAGTCCAGGCGGCCGCCAAGAATCAGTTTGAGCGGGTCGGCCAAATTCAGCCGAGTCGTCAGGTACACGCCGTCCTGGGTGGTGACTTCGCGTTGGTTGCTGATATGTACGAAGTTTGGCTTGCTGCCGTTGAGCGGCCAACTCAGGTCGTAAGGGTCATAGTTGCGCGTGTCCATGTCGTAGATGCGTTTGCTGGCACCGACCACCAGTTCGTGGGTTCGCCCCAGCAGCTCGAAGGGGCCACTGAGGAAACCATCCAGGCCCGTCTGGTTCTCCTGGTGCTTGGATTGGTACACCGTGCGCGAGATGGGCGCCTGCAGGCCATCCCAGCGCGACTGGTAGGAACCTGTGAAGGTGCCATCCTGTTGCGCATAGTTGGCGTTGAGCTGAAGCGTCCAGTCATTGGCCAGGCGATGGCGCAATTCGGCGAACAGGGTGTCGATCTGCTGGTCCTTGTTCTCCCAATCGGTGCCGGGGTTGTAGGAGCGCGAGAAGCCCATGTGGTGGCCATCGAGGGCAGTGGGCATTGCGCCCCAGAAGTAATTGGTCTTGTCCTTTTGATGGGAAAAACCCAGCAGCAGGCTGGTGTCATCGGACAGATCCGCCTCGGTCACGGCATAGAAAAGACCGTGGTCTTCTTCGACGTCGTCAACGAAGCTGTTGGCGTCCCGGTAGGATGCAACCACTCGCCCACGCAGGGTGCCGCTGTCGTTGAGCGGGCTGGAGGCATCCAGCTCGCCGCGGTAGTTGTCCCAACTGCCGGCAGCGCCAGTGAGGGTGACCTTCTGCTCGGCCAGTGGACGCTTGCGTACCAGGTTGATCGC
Proteins encoded in this region:
- a CDS encoding LysR family transcriptional regulator; this translates as MSLTLRQVRYFVATAEIGQISQAAIHLNISQSAITTAIKELEAMLGVLLFQRSAQGMSLTEAGRHFLNRAYVILRSVDDALNSPLPNVRASGLLHLAASYTVIGYFLPHHLQRLEHWHPDVELKVHEQERSAIEQGLLEGRFDMAVVLTANLTHPDIVSETLFNSERRLWLPGHHPLCERSAVSLADVAQQPFILLTVDEAEQSAMRYWQQAGQRPNVRVRTSSVEAVRSMVANGSGVAILSDLVHRPWSLEGKRIETVSISDPVTPMSVGLAWHRERAFSPAMQALRDYFRDAFLAPQQHAARR
- a CDS encoding type 1 glutamine amidotransferase domain-containing protein produces the protein MKSIPTLGLAITAAVLAGGAHAAPKGEVLVLLSSENRLMLEGGKRYPTGYYLNEFGVPADQLLKAGYKLVLVTPKGNAPSVDVRSVDPQYFAGDVKEMRRIEQLVRGLPGIDDTLSLKEVLAGDLDRYAGLFIPGGHAPLIDLANNPEVGALLRHFHQAGKATAAICHGPIALLSAQRDPASYQAALARGEQPVAEDWAYQGYRMTIFSDAEEQVFEASLKPQKLLFYPAAAMAGAGGAMSYAQAWQPHVQVDRELITGQNPFSDKALAKALLAKLAEQTKAE
- a CDS encoding 5-oxoprolinase subunit B family protein → MATSPIRYSFGADEHLFAEVSDSMSLEAFFKGMAVTRAVERMALEGVLDICLANASFQVRFDPDRIAPHALLEAVRSAEAQAVTERSLSTRIIEIPVLYNDPWTHETLMRFRDRHQDPDSTDLEYAARINGLANVEAFVAAHSGAPWFVSMVGFVAGLPFMFQMVERERQLQVPKYLRPRTDTPKLTLGHGGCFGCIYSVRGAGGYQMFGVTPAPIYDPQQSLAYLKEHMVFFRPGDIVQFKPIDRRAYDQAVADVEDGRFDLRIRPVEFSLDAFLADPVGYPKSLQEVLA
- a CDS encoding 5-oxoprolinase subunit PxpA, which codes for MRVVDFNSDMGEGFGPWTIGDGVDNELMGFISSANIATGFHAGDPGTMRRTVARAKALGVGVGAHPGFRDLVGFGRRHINAPAQELVDDILYQLGALREIAWAQGVRLQHIKPHGALYMHLARDEEAARLLVENLQVLAPDLLLYCMPGSVICRIAQELGQPVVREFYADREYDLSGSIVFTRNVSGYQPQRVAERVLRACQQRRVQTVEGQDLTVEFESICLHSDTPGALDLIEATRAALDAAGIEVRAPHRA
- a CDS encoding TonB-dependent siderophore receptor; this translates as MAVCMAIASPVLAEDAPATLELGATEISSETLGSTTEGSGSYTTGSMSTATKLPLSMRETPQAVTVITRQRMDDQAMTSINDVVRATPGLFLDYSSGPGRQTYSARGFDIDNLMYDGIPSGYTGYVVGVQPNLAMFDRVEVVRGATGLVTGAGNPSAAINLVRKRPLAEQKVTLTGAAGSWDNYRGELDASSPLNDSGTLRGRVVASYRDANSFVDDVEEDHGLFYAVTEADLSDDTSLLLGFSHQKDKTNYFWGAMPTALDGHHMGFSRSYNPGTDWENKDQQIDTLFAELRHRLANDWTLQLNANYAQQDGTFTGSYQSRWDGLQAPISRTVYQSKHQENQTGLDGFLSGPFELLGRTHELVVGASKRIYDMDTRNYDPYDLSWPLNGSKPNFVHISNQREVTTQDGVYLTTRLNLADPLKLILGGRLDWYDYDNRDGDGDYKVTRNVTKYAGLIYDLDDHHSVYVSYSDIFTPQSSKDTSGTPVKPIVGKNYEVGIKGEYFGGALNASVALFRIDQENRATQIFVANCPQTTCYQASGEVRSQGIDMELQGALTPNWQIAGGYTYARVHTLKDAATPANVNQRFDTDTPEHMFKLNTVYHFQGPLEKLRVGGNISWQSRIYNDFTVADGSQYRLVQGAYAVTDLMAGYRVNQHLDLQLNANNVFDRKYYSAVASSVDYGGDTWGAPRNMMLTAKYSF
- a CDS encoding biotin-dependent carboxyltransferase family protein, whose protein sequence is MIKVIKPGLATSVQDLGREGYYHLGIPPSGALDQYALQAANHLVGNPPDAAGLECALVGPELEFQQDALVAVCGAQMPVLLDDREQRPDTAFAVRAGQVLRFSYPAAGARAYLAVAGGIDVPMALGSRSTYALGGLGGFHGRKLAAGDLLPVGVPSGRGRAGASLPMALRQALGGEVLLRVVPGLYFHRLTEAAAKRFFTDAWTVGSEADRIGYRYKGGGALSFQAREQPFGAGSDPSNIVDSCYPIGSIQVPAGLEPIILHRDAVSGGGYAMIGTVISADLDLIGQMQPNQQARFLAVTLEDALAARRSYKKKLGCLAKLFG